Proteins encoded by one window of Cucurbita pepo subsp. pepo cultivar mu-cu-16 chromosome LG14, ASM280686v2, whole genome shotgun sequence:
- the LOC111810081 gene encoding sec-independent protein translocase protein TATB, chloroplastic-like isoform X2 — protein sequence MASKFPVPTFPFSPSSSSSSSSSSPILYPKTAKIGLSLCNFPLRLRLFSPWSGLKHLDISSRGRFPERRKRIPKGKAVFASLFGVGAPEALVIGVVALLVFGPKGLAEVARTLGKTLRTFQPTIRELQDVSREFKTTLEREIGLDEISSPVESSYNSSKSDTFSNPPFVPKAEESFAMAEPSEWLTYLSSIFLFIISTCSILGKDFKAT from the exons ATGGCCTCCAAATTTCCAGTTCCCACGTTCCCATTTTCcccatcttcttcatcttcatcttcatcttcctcgCCCATCTTATACCCCAAAACCGCCAAAATTGGTCTCTCCTTGTGTAATTTCCCTCTGCGTCTCCGGCTTTTCTCCCCATGGAGTGGTTTAAAGCATTTGGATATTTCAAGCAGAGGAAGGTTTCCCG agaggaggaagagaattCCTAAGGGGAAGGCTGTTTTTGCATCTTTGTTTGGGGTTGGAGCTCCGGAGGCATTGGTTATTGGGGTTGTGGCTCTGTTGGTTTTTGGTCCCAAGGGCCTTGCTGAG GTTGCTCGGACTTTGGGGAAGACCTTACGTACATTTCAACCCACTATAAGAGAACTTCAG GACGTTTCTCGAGAATTCAAGACCACACTTGAGCGAGAAATTGGTCTCGATGAAATCTCGAGTCCAGTCGAAAGCTCATACAATTCAAGCAAATCAGATACCTTCTCAAACCCACCTTTTGTTCCTAAAGCAGAAGAGTCTTTTGCAATGGCTGAACCAAGTGAGTGGTTAACTTATTTGTCatccatatttttatttattatcagCACTTGTAGTATTCTAGGGAAAGATTTCAAAGCTACATAG
- the LOC111810081 gene encoding sec-independent protein translocase protein TATB, chloroplastic-like isoform X4 encodes MASKFPVPTFPFSPSSSSSSSSSSPILYPKTAKIGLSLCNFPLRLRLFSPWSGLKHLDISSRGRFPERRKRIPKGKAVFASLFGVGAPEALVIGVVALLVFGPKGLAEVARTLGKTLRTFQPTIRELQDVSREFKTTLEREIGLDEISSPVESSYNSSKSDTFSNPPFVPKAEESFAMAEPRGVDCLSSWTSKSWS; translated from the exons ATGGCCTCCAAATTTCCAGTTCCCACGTTCCCATTTTCcccatcttcttcatcttcatcttcatcttcctcgCCCATCTTATACCCCAAAACCGCCAAAATTGGTCTCTCCTTGTGTAATTTCCCTCTGCGTCTCCGGCTTTTCTCCCCATGGAGTGGTTTAAAGCATTTGGATATTTCAAGCAGAGGAAGGTTTCCCG agaggaggaagagaattCCTAAGGGGAAGGCTGTTTTTGCATCTTTGTTTGGGGTTGGAGCTCCGGAGGCATTGGTTATTGGGGTTGTGGCTCTGTTGGTTTTTGGTCCCAAGGGCCTTGCTGAG GTTGCTCGGACTTTGGGGAAGACCTTACGTACATTTCAACCCACTATAAGAGAACTTCAG GACGTTTCTCGAGAATTCAAGACCACACTTGAGCGAGAAATTGGTCTCGATGAAATCTCGAGTCCAGTCGAAAGCTCATACAATTCAAGCAAATCAGATACCTTCTCAAACCCACCTTTTGTTCCTAAAGCAGAAGAGTCTTTTGCAATGGCTGAACCAA
- the LOC111810081 gene encoding sec-independent protein translocase protein TATB, chloroplastic-like isoform X5, which produces MASKFPVPTFPFSPSSSSSSSSSSPILYPKTAKIGLSLCNFPLRLRLFSPWSGLKHLDISSRGRFPERRKRIPKGKAVFASLFGVGAPEALVIGVVALLVFGPKGLAEVARTLGKTLRTFQPTIRELQDVSREFKTTLEREIGLDEISSPVESSYNSSKSDTFSNPPFVPKAEESFAMAEPNWVHP; this is translated from the exons ATGGCCTCCAAATTTCCAGTTCCCACGTTCCCATTTTCcccatcttcttcatcttcatcttcatcttcctcgCCCATCTTATACCCCAAAACCGCCAAAATTGGTCTCTCCTTGTGTAATTTCCCTCTGCGTCTCCGGCTTTTCTCCCCATGGAGTGGTTTAAAGCATTTGGATATTTCAAGCAGAGGAAGGTTTCCCG agaggaggaagagaattCCTAAGGGGAAGGCTGTTTTTGCATCTTTGTTTGGGGTTGGAGCTCCGGAGGCATTGGTTATTGGGGTTGTGGCTCTGTTGGTTTTTGGTCCCAAGGGCCTTGCTGAG GTTGCTCGGACTTTGGGGAAGACCTTACGTACATTTCAACCCACTATAAGAGAACTTCAG GACGTTTCTCGAGAATTCAAGACCACACTTGAGCGAGAAATTGGTCTCGATGAAATCTCGAGTCCAGTCGAAAGCTCATACAATTCAAGCAAATCAGATACCTTCTCAAACCCACCTTTTGTTCCTAAAGCAGAAGAGTCTTTTGCAATGGCTGAACCAA
- the LOC111810081 gene encoding sec-independent protein translocase protein TATB, chloroplastic-like isoform X3: MASKFPVPTFPFSPSSSSSSSSSSPILYPKTAKIGLSLCNFPLRLRLFSPWSGLKHLDISSRGRFPERRKRIPKGKAVFASLFGVGAPEALVIGVVALLVFGPKGLAEVARTLGKTLRTFQPTIRELQDVSREFKTTLEREIGLDEISSPVESSYNSSKSDTFSNPPFVPKAEESFAMAEPSEWLTYLSSIFLFIISTCSILGKD; the protein is encoded by the exons ATGGCCTCCAAATTTCCAGTTCCCACGTTCCCATTTTCcccatcttcttcatcttcatcttcatcttcctcgCCCATCTTATACCCCAAAACCGCCAAAATTGGTCTCTCCTTGTGTAATTTCCCTCTGCGTCTCCGGCTTTTCTCCCCATGGAGTGGTTTAAAGCATTTGGATATTTCAAGCAGAGGAAGGTTTCCCG agaggaggaagagaattCCTAAGGGGAAGGCTGTTTTTGCATCTTTGTTTGGGGTTGGAGCTCCGGAGGCATTGGTTATTGGGGTTGTGGCTCTGTTGGTTTTTGGTCCCAAGGGCCTTGCTGAG GTTGCTCGGACTTTGGGGAAGACCTTACGTACATTTCAACCCACTATAAGAGAACTTCAG GACGTTTCTCGAGAATTCAAGACCACACTTGAGCGAGAAATTGGTCTCGATGAAATCTCGAGTCCAGTCGAAAGCTCATACAATTCAAGCAAATCAGATACCTTCTCAAACCCACCTTTTGTTCCTAAAGCAGAAGAGTCTTTTGCAATGGCTGAACCAAGTGAGTGGTTAACTTATTTGTCatccatatttttatttattatcagCACTTGTAGTATTCTAGGGAAAGATT GA
- the LOC111810082 gene encoding uncharacterized protein LOC111810082: MGSMNNSVDTVNAAATAIVSAEARVQPPTPPKRRWGSCWSLYWCFGNGSQKNNKRIGHAVLVPEPAVSGAVAPAVEHRTPSTTVVLPFIAPPSSPASFLQSEPPSNAQSPAGLLSLTALSVNNYSPNEPASIFAIGPYAYDTQLVSPPVFSAFPTEPSTAPFTPPPESVQLTTPSSPEVPFAKLLTSSLSHTNKSFGTNQKFALSHCDFQPYQPYPGSPGAHLISPGSVISNSGTSSPFPDKHPILEFRMADAPKLLGLEHFTTRKWISRMGSGSLTPDGTGLGSRLGSGTLTPDGMAMGSRLGSGSVTPNGVRQDSRLGSGTVTPDGLGHALQDGLLLDSQISEVASLANSETGCQNDVANHRVSFELTGEDVARCLANKSKQTSINSQNKNKESSKEAESCEFFDIKTSTAPDKTSAEDDQCYQNQRAVNLGSFKEFNFDQTKGEIHSTASIGAEWWANEKVAVKEASPGNNWTFFPMLQPGVS, encoded by the exons ATGGGAAGCATGAACAACAGCGTGGATACGGTTAATGCTGCTGCTACTGCGATCGTCTCCGCTGAGGCTCGAGTCCAGCCTCCGACACCTCCG AAACGAAGATGGGGGAGCTGCTGGAGTCTGTACTGGTGTTTTGGAAATGGTTCGCAGAAAAACAATAAGCGTATAGGTCATGCTGTGCTTGTTCCAGAACCTGCAGTATCTGGAGCTGTTGCCCCTGCTGTTGAGCATCGTACACCTTCAACCACCGTGGTATTGCCTTTCATAGCCCCTCCGTCTTCTCCTGCGTCTTTCCTCCAGTCCGAACCTCCATCAAATGCTCAATCTCCTGCTGGATTACTATCTTTAACTGCTCTTTCAGTCAATAACTACTCCCCAAATGAACCTGCATCCATTTTTGCAATAGGCCCTTACGCATATGATACCCAGTTGGTCTCACCTCCAGTCTTTTCTGCCTTCCCCACTGAACCATCGACTGCCCCTTTTACTCCTCCTCCTGAGTCTGTGCAATTGACCACACCCTCATCTCCTGAAGTACCATTTGCTAAATTGCTGACATCTTCTCTGAGCCATACTAATAAAAGTTTTGGGACTAACCAGAAGTTTGCACTTTCACATTGTGATTTCCAGCCTTATCAACCCTACCCAGGAAGCCCTGGTGCCCATCTTATATCACCTGGATCAGTAATTTCAAACTCTGGTACATCTTCTCCTTTTCCTGATAAACACCCCATTCTTGAGTTTCGCATGGCAGATGCTCCGAAGCTCTTGGGTCTCGAACATTTTACGACTCGCAAATGGATCTCAAGAATGGGTTCTGGATCTTTGACGCCAGATGGTACTGGTTTAGGTTCTAGGTTAGGTTCAGGAACTTTGACCCCTGATGGTATGGCTATGGGTTCGAGATTGGGATCTGGATCTGTGACGCCAAATGGTGTGAGGCAAGATTCAAGATTGGGTTCTGGAACCGTTACTCCTGATGGTTTGGGGCATGCCTTGCAAGATGGTCTACTGTTGGACAGCCAAATATCTGAGGTGGCTTCCCTTGCCAACTCAGAAACTGGATGTCAAAATGATGTGGCAAATCATAGGGTGTCATTTGAGTTGACTGGTGAAGATGTTGCGCGTTGTCTTGCAAACAAGTCAAAGCAAACAAGCATAAACtctcaaaacaaaaacaaagaatcgTCGAAAGAAGCTGAAAGTTGTGAGTTCTTTGACATCAAGACTTCCACAGCACCGGATAAAACTTCAGCAGAGGATGATCAATGCTACCAAAATCAACGAGCCGTAAATCTTGGTTCGTTCAAAGAGTTCAACTTTGACCAAACCAAAGGAGAAATACACAGCACAGCCTCCATTGGTGCAGAATGGTGGGCCAATGAAAAGGTGGCTGTGAAGGAAGCTAGTCCAGGCAACAACTGGACTTTCTTCCCAATGTTGCAACCTGGGGTCAGCTGA